In Lentimicrobiaceae bacterium, the DNA window TGTTGGTACAGGTGACTTTTGTTGGTTATAAAATGCTGGCAGAAGTGGTTGATCTTTCCACAACCGCTGTCAGAGATTTTGAACTTGAAGTTTCTGTTGTTGAGCTTAACGAAGTTGTGGTTACCGGCTTGTCAAAAGCAGCGCTCAAAAACCGGACACCTGCTCCAATGGCTGGCATTTCGCCTGTTCAGCTTTTACAAAACGTTTCAACAAACATCATTGATGCCCTGGCAAAGTTACCCGGAGTTTCTCAGGTTACCACAGGCTCAGGAATTTCAAAACCGGTCATCCGTGGGCTGGGCTACAACCGCGTAGTAACCGTGCATGATGGTATCAGGCAGGAAGGGCAGCAATGGGGCGACGAACACGGTATTGAAGTAGATGAGTATTCAGTGAACAGAGTTGAAGTTTTAAAGGGGCCGGCCAGTCTGGCTTTTGGCTCTGATGCAATGGCTGGTGTCATCAATCTGATATCGGCTCCTACATTGCCTGAAGGAAATATTGAAGGGAGTATTTTGGCTAACTATCAGACCAATAATGGATTGTTGGGGTATTCGGGAAATTTTAAAGGGAATCGCAAAGGATTTATATGGGATATCAGGTATAGTCATAAAATAGCTCATTCCTATCAGAATAAATATGATGGTTATGTGCTGAATTCAGGATTCAGAGAGCATAGTTTAGGTGGAACATTGGGTTTAAACAAAGCCTGGGGCTATGCTCATCTGCTTGTGAGTGCTTATAACCTTACGCCGGGCATTGTTGAAGGGGAGCGCGACAGTGCAACCGGGCAATTTACCAGGCCGGTTGCAATAGATGAATGGACAACTGATGAAATAATTGCCGGCAATTCCGATTTTAAATCCTACCATCCATTGGTTCCTTATCAGGAAATTCATCATTACAAGGCCGTTTTAAACAGCAGTGTGATAATGGGCGATGCGAACCTTAAAACAACATTGGGCTTTCAGCAGAATCAGCGAAAAGAATTTGCCGAAATACTTACCCCTGATAATTTCGGTCTTTACTTTCTGCTGAATACTTTCAATTACGATATACGCTGTACGCTTCCGGAAAAAAGAAATCTGAACATTTCATTTGGTGTGAATGGCATGCAGCAATCGTCAAAGAACAAGGGAACTGAATTTTTAATTCCTGCATACAGTTTGTTTGATGCCGGATTCTTTGTGGTTGTAAGAAAGAATGTCGATAGGCTTGACATCAGTGGTGGGCTGCGTTATGATACACGATTTGAAAAGGGGGAGGATTTGTTTCTGAGCCAATCAGGTGTTAAGCTTGAAGGAAATGAGCCGGGAGCCATTCACCAGTTCGATGCATTCAGTGAAACCTTCACCGGATGGTCAGGTAGCCTTGGCGCAACCTATCAGTTTTCAGAGAAAGTGTTTACCAAAGTAAATGTTTCAAGAGGTTTTCGTGCTCCCAATATTGCTGAAATTTCAGCCAATGGCGTGCATGAGGGAACCATCAGCTTTTTGATAGGCTCTCCAAAGCTCAAGGCAGAGAACAGCTTACAGTTTGATTATGCTTTAGGCTTAAATTCCACCCATATTTCTGCTGAAGCTGATGTTTTTACCAGCGTAATCAGCCATTACATCTTTCTGAGTAAGCTGGAAAATGCACAAGGGGGTGATTCTCTTACGGATGGTTTTGCCACCTTCAAATATGCATCGGGCAATGCCAGCGTTTCAGGTGTCGAGGTTTCACTTGATATTCACCCTCATCCACTCGATTGGCTGCATATTGAGAATACATTTTCATATGTGGTGTCAAAGCAGCAAAATATGTCTGATTCTGCACAGTATATGCCCTTTACACCTGCCCCGAAATTAACATCTGAAGTAAAAGCTACGAAAAAGAAAATAGGAAAAACACTTGCCAATGGGTATTTAAGGGTAGGATTAAGCCATTATTTCAGACAGGATAAATTTTATGCCGCTTTCAATACCGAGACCTCAACGCCGGGTTATCAGTTAATGAGCGCAGGCGCCGGAACTGAAATTGTGCGAAAAAATAAAGTCCTGCTCTCGTTGCATGTAAGTGTTGAAAATCTTACCGATGTTGCTTATCAGAGTCATTTGAGCCGCCTGAAATATGCTGCTGTCAATAATCTTACCGGACGGACAGGGGTGTTTAATATGGGCAGAAACTTCAGTATTAAACTATTGATTCCCATTGTTTTTAATAAGGGCTAGTTGATTTTGCTGGCAAAAGGTTATTTCAGGGCTAAACAGTGTTAACTTTGTAAATACCTGTTCTAAAAAACATTACATATGCAAACAATTCTAGGTGCCAATGGCGTTATCGGCAAAGAACTTGCTGCCGGATTAACTGCCTATACAAATGAAATCAGACTGGTAAGCCGTAACCCCAAGGCTGTAAATAAAGGAGATCAACTGATGGCAGCCGATCTTACACTTCCTCTTCAGGTTGATAAAGCAGTGGAAGGTTCAGATATTGTGTATCTTACAGTTGGGCTTGCGTATAATTTTAAAATTTGGAGGCAGCAATGGCCGCTGATCATGCATAATGTCATTGAAAGCTGTAAGAAATACGGCGCAAAACTTGTTTTTTTTGACAATGTGTATATGTATGACCCTGAATATATGGGCAATATGACGGAAGAAACCCCCATACGGCCCGTCAGCAAAAAAGGAGAAGTGAGGTCGCTCATAGCGGCCATGTTGATGGAAGAGATCAAAAGCGGAAATCTCACGGCTCTTATTGCCCGTTCGGCCGATTTTATTGGTCCGGCCAACAGCTTTCTTGTTGAGTCAGTTTATAAAAACCTGAATAAGGGTAAAAAAGCCAATTGGTTTTCGCGCACCGATAAGATTCATAGTTTTACCAATACAACGGATGCTGCCAAAGGCACTGCTATGCTTGGAAATACACCCGATGCTTATGGCGAAGTATGGCATTTACCCACTTCTGACGCTCTGTTAACCGGCAAAGACTGGGTCGGTTTGTTCGCCCGTGAAATGAATGCCAAAGCAAAACTGAGCGCCCTGCCCGACGGAATGCTGACCCTGCTGGGGCTTTTTATTCCTATTCTCAAAGAACTGAAGGAAATGACATACCAATACAACCGAGATTATTTTTTCAACAGCAATAAGTTTAATCAGCGGTTTGGGTATAAGCCTCTTTCGCCTGAAGAAAGTGTAAAAAATCTTGTTGCTGTTCTTCGTCATAGTAGTTGAAAATCAATAGTATAAGTTGATTAATTGCCCGGAATTTCTTATCTTTGGGTAATGAAAGCTAATGGCAGTTTTGCCGGAAAATGCTTAGTTTCCGGTACAGGTTGTATTTTGCTTGTGGGTTTAATTTTGACTTTTATGCTTCCGTCGTTTGCACAGGATGACTTTGTGAATGCCCGTGAAAATATGGTTAAATACCAGATTGAGGAGAGAGGGGTAAGGAATAAGGCTACACTTGAAGCAATGCGAAAAGTTCCCAGGCACTTATTTGTTCCGATGGATGTAAGACCTCTTGCTTATCGTGATATGCCTTTGCCTATTGGGTTTGATCAAACCATTTCGCAACCATATATGGTGGCATTTATGACGGAAACTATCCGTCCGGAAGCTGGTATGAAAGTTTTGGAGATTGGAACCGGCTCAGGCTATCAGGCAGCCATACTGGCCGAAATTGTTGATAGCGTATTTTCCATTGAAATTATTGAGCCCCTCGGCAAACAGGCTGAAGCATTGTTGAGCAGATTAGGCTACTCCAATGTTTTTGTCAAAATTGGTGATGGATTCAGGGGCTGGAAAGAGCATAGTCCTTACGATGCTATTTTGGTGACTGCTGCCGCTGAAGACGTTCCTCTGCCTTTGTTTCAGCAGTTAAAGGAGAGGGGTGTTATGATAATTCCTTTAGGGAGTCCCGGAAAGGTGCAAACATTGGCAAAGGTGACTAAAATAAACGGAAAACCTGTGAAGAAATATCTTATGCCGGTCAGGTTTGTGCCATTTACAAGAGATGACTAATTTCTGTTTGCCATAGGGGCAGGGTGTTGGATTTTGGCTTATACATGTATACATTTGCAGCATACCTGACTGTAATTTTATGAAACCACTCTTTTTGGCTTTGTTTTTTGCCATCGCCCTTCATGCCAGTGCGCAGCTGACACTTGAGCATTCATACAATAACTTTGGAACCATCGCCCATCTTGAATTTCAGGATGATAAGTATGCCATTCTTGACGCTCCGGCTAAACTCTGCCGCTTGTATCATGCCGATCATTCTTTATACAAATCGTTTAGTTTGCCATTACAGGCCGGATATACCCTCAACAGCATGCAGTATGTTTCAGATGGATTGTTTAATACGGATGCATTGATTGAGGTTTCTTATACAAGTTATTATAATTCGGGAAGTAGCTATATATACGAAAACCGGGTGGTGAATGAAAATGGTGAAATTCTTGTTACTATTCCCGGAGCCAGTTCTGTTATGGTCGATTATATTGAAAATGCCTGGAAGTACATTGTCTGGATTTATGATTATTCGTCATATCCATATCAGGTTGATACACGGTTTTATGCATTGCCAGGTACATTAATAACCAGGGCAAAGCCTTCTGAAATAACTGATAGTCATAAGTTGCCCTATCCGAATCCGGCCGGTAATTTTATTAATCTGGCATATAAGCCGGTTTCCGGTCAGGAAAGCATCATGCAAATATTTAATGCTTCAGGGCTGATGGTGAAATCGTTCAAACTGGGACCAGACTTCGATTCAATCATGATTCCTCTGGAAGATTTTCCGGCCGGCGTGTATTATTACACACAACTGAATGCCAATTATTCCGGCCGGTTTATCGTAGCAAAATAGAGGGTTGGCAGGTGATTTTTCCTGTTTGTTTTGTTTAATTGGCAGGTTATTCAATCACCAGATTAAATCCGCCCTTAATCAGAACCTGATCAAGACCTTCTGCATTTATCAATTCGGTAAAACCATTGCTGCTGACACCGGTTTTTATTTCTTTCCGGATAAAAGTCATTTCATTTTCATTGCCCGATTTTTGCACCAATACGAGTTTGGTGTCTCCCGATTTAAGAATAGCTTCATCGGGCAGAGCCATCACCATGCGTTCTCCGGTTATAATTTCAGCCTCGAGGTACATGCCGCTTACCAGCTGGGCTTTATCAGCAGCCTGAATGCTGCCAATAACTGTTAAAGCTTTGGTCTCAGGGTCGATGGTGCGACTGTATGAAGTTAATGTTCCTTTATACACCTGCTCGGGGGTGCCCGGATTAAAATACTTTATCTCTTGTCCCGGATTCAGATGAGATATATCTTTTTCAAATACAGCAAGCTTGAGCTGCAATTGATTCAGGTCAGTTATTTCCATGAGTATACGTTGCGGTTCGGCAAATGAACCGGTTTCAGCCTCCAACGATGCTACAAATCCGCTGATAGGTGCAAAAAGACTTAACTCAGAGGTGATAAAGCCTTGTGATAATTTTTCAGTATTCAGTCCCAGCAACTGAAGTTTGGTGCGGAGTCCTTCGCATCTTGCTGAAAGACTTTTGTATTCTCCTTCGGCATTCAGAAAGGTTTTTTGAGAGGCAATATTCTCACCGGCAAGTGATTTTTGTCTTTCATATTCAGCTAAAACCGCCTTTAATTTGCCCGAAGCTTCAGCAAAATCCTGCTGAAGTTGAATAAGTTCAGTGCTTTCAATTGTACACAATAATTGTCCCTTCACAACTTTATCGCCTGTATTCACAGCAATCCGCTTTATTTTTCCTGAAATCAGGCTGCTGATTTGGGCCATTCCCGATGGTGAAGCTGTTACAATGCCATTTGCTTTTATGGTGTGCTGAAAAATGACAGGCTCTGGCTTGCCGAGCTGCATTTGGGCCGACTCAAACTGTGTACGGGTAATGATTATTTGTTCGCCTGCATTGGGTTCGGATTCTTCGGTGGTTGCTTTTTTTGAACCGCAGGAACCCGTGATAAGTCCCACGATAAGCAAAAGGATAGTAAAATATTTCTTATTCATGG includes these proteins:
- a CDS encoding TonB-dependent receptor — encoded protein: MFGIILFISGTLSAEHYVTASNSLSGKVVDKITGELLPGVSIYFPDLKAGTVTNQNGLYSIAHLPSSRVLVQVTFVGYKMLAEVVDLSTTAVRDFELEVSVVELNEVVVTGLSKAALKNRTPAPMAGISPVQLLQNVSTNIIDALAKLPGVSQVTTGSGISKPVIRGLGYNRVVTVHDGIRQEGQQWGDEHGIEVDEYSVNRVEVLKGPASLAFGSDAMAGVINLISAPTLPEGNIEGSILANYQTNNGLLGYSGNFKGNRKGFIWDIRYSHKIAHSYQNKYDGYVLNSGFREHSLGGTLGLNKAWGYAHLLVSAYNLTPGIVEGERDSATGQFTRPVAIDEWTTDEIIAGNSDFKSYHPLVPYQEIHHYKAVLNSSVIMGDANLKTTLGFQQNQRKEFAEILTPDNFGLYFLLNTFNYDIRCTLPEKRNLNISFGVNGMQQSSKNKGTEFLIPAYSLFDAGFFVVVRKNVDRLDISGGLRYDTRFEKGEDLFLSQSGVKLEGNEPGAIHQFDAFSETFTGWSGSLGATYQFSEKVFTKVNVSRGFRAPNIAEISANGVHEGTISFLIGSPKLKAENSLQFDYALGLNSTHISAEADVFTSVISHYIFLSKLENAQGGDSLTDGFATFKYASGNASVSGVEVSLDIHPHPLDWLHIENTFSYVVSKQQNMSDSAQYMPFTPAPKLTSEVKATKKKIGKTLANGYLRVGLSHYFRQDKFYAAFNTETSTPGYQLMSAGAGTEIVRKNKVLLSLHVSVENLTDVAYQSHLSRLKYAAVNNLTGRTGVFNMGRNFSIKLLIPIVFNKG
- a CDS encoding protein-L-isoaspartate(D-aspartate) O-methyltransferase, whose translation is MLPSFAQDDFVNARENMVKYQIEERGVRNKATLEAMRKVPRHLFVPMDVRPLAYRDMPLPIGFDQTISQPYMVAFMTETIRPEAGMKVLEIGTGSGYQAAILAEIVDSVFSIEIIEPLGKQAEALLSRLGYSNVFVKIGDGFRGWKEHSPYDAILVTAAAEDVPLPLFQQLKERGVMIIPLGSPGKVQTLAKVTKINGKPVKKYLMPVRFVPFTRDD
- a CDS encoding NAD-dependent epimerase/dehydratase family protein, coding for MQTILGANGVIGKELAAGLTAYTNEIRLVSRNPKAVNKGDQLMAADLTLPLQVDKAVEGSDIVYLTVGLAYNFKIWRQQWPLIMHNVIESCKKYGAKLVFFDNVYMYDPEYMGNMTEETPIRPVSKKGEVRSLIAAMLMEEIKSGNLTALIARSADFIGPANSFLVESVYKNLNKGKKANWFSRTDKIHSFTNTTDAAKGTAMLGNTPDAYGEVWHLPTSDALLTGKDWVGLFAREMNAKAKLSALPDGMLTLLGLFIPILKELKEMTYQYNRDYFFNSNKFNQRFGYKPLSPEESVKNLVAVLRHSS
- a CDS encoding T9SS type A sorting domain-containing protein; amino-acid sequence: MKPLFLALFFAIALHASAQLTLEHSYNNFGTIAHLEFQDDKYAILDAPAKLCRLYHADHSLYKSFSLPLQAGYTLNSMQYVSDGLFNTDALIEVSYTSYYNSGSSYIYENRVVNENGEILVTIPGASSVMVDYIENAWKYIVWIYDYSSYPYQVDTRFYALPGTLITRAKPSEITDSHKLPYPNPAGNFINLAYKPVSGQESIMQIFNASGLMVKSFKLGPDFDSIMIPLEDFPAGVYYYTQLNANYSGRFIVAK
- a CDS encoding efflux RND transporter periplasmic adaptor subunit, with protein sequence MNKKYFTILLLIVGLITGSCGSKKATTEESEPNAGEQIIITRTQFESAQMQLGKPEPVIFQHTIKANGIVTASPSGMAQISSLISGKIKRIAVNTGDKVVKGQLLCTIESTELIQLQQDFAEASGKLKAVLAEYERQKSLAGENIASQKTFLNAEGEYKSLSARCEGLRTKLQLLGLNTEKLSQGFITSELSLFAPISGFVASLEAETGSFAEPQRILMEITDLNQLQLKLAVFEKDISHLNPGQEIKYFNPGTPEQVYKGTLTSYSRTIDPETKALTVIGSIQAADKAQLVSGMYLEAEIITGERMVMALPDEAILKSGDTKLVLVQKSGNENEMTFIRKEIKTGVSSNGFTELINAEGLDQVLIKGGFNLVIE